A part of Ferviditalea candida genomic DNA contains:
- a CDS encoding recombinase family protein, giving the protein MRKVTKIDANGDRIISAKLRTAAYCRVSTDSGDQLLSLEAQKQHYEKVIKDNPKWEFAGLYCDEGISGTKKENREGLLWLLRDCEKHKIDFIITKSISRFARNTADCLEIVRRLSELGVFIYFEKENINTRSMDSELFLSVLSSLAENESVSISQNNKWGIKRRFQNGTFKLANPPYGYMYQNGILVPHPEQAVVVKRIFAEILAGRGTNAVAEGLNADGIKPARGKKWTAVTIRGILENEKYVGDVLFQKTYTDDNFIRHYNHGEEEMYYIQDHHEAIISREDFEAAKRILEQRGREKGIEKGTGKYLNRYAFSGRIICGECGSVFKRRIHMANKPGQYVAWCCSKHIASKTKDCSMVYIRDDRIKEAFVLMMNKLYSNHSIIIKPLVEALKEQDASGSYAKIKEIDAKIEENAERAQILVSFLTKGYLDPVLFNKQNNELKAETARLREQRAALAASSAGGRSALSEAEALLKYLLKEGGIIEEFDELLFERFVESITVFSQTEIGFRMKCGLVLRERIER; this is encoded by the coding sequence ATGCGAAAGGTAACAAAAATAGATGCAAACGGGGATCGCATTATCTCAGCGAAGCTGAGGACTGCGGCATATTGCCGGGTCTCCACCGACAGCGGCGACCAGCTTTTAAGCCTTGAGGCGCAAAAACAGCATTATGAGAAGGTTATCAAAGACAATCCGAAGTGGGAGTTTGCGGGGCTATACTGCGACGAGGGCATTTCCGGAACCAAAAAGGAAAACCGCGAGGGGCTTTTATGGCTCTTGAGGGACTGCGAGAAGCATAAGATAGACTTTATCATTACCAAATCCATAAGCCGGTTTGCGCGCAATACCGCCGACTGCCTTGAGATCGTCCGCAGGCTTTCGGAGCTTGGCGTTTTCATCTATTTTGAAAAGGAGAACATTAACACGCGCTCCATGGACAGCGAGCTTTTTCTTTCGGTGCTCAGCAGCCTTGCGGAAAACGAGTCGGTTTCCATCTCGCAGAACAACAAATGGGGCATCAAGAGGAGGTTTCAAAACGGGACGTTCAAGCTTGCAAACCCGCCCTACGGATATATGTATCAAAACGGAATACTAGTTCCGCATCCAGAGCAGGCGGTGGTGGTGAAACGTATCTTTGCGGAGATTTTGGCAGGCAGAGGTACCAATGCCGTGGCTGAAGGACTTAACGCTGACGGCATCAAACCCGCCCGGGGCAAGAAATGGACGGCAGTCACTATTCGCGGAATACTGGAAAATGAGAAATATGTGGGCGACGTTCTTTTTCAAAAGACATATACCGACGATAATTTTATCCGTCATTATAACCATGGCGAAGAAGAAATGTATTATATACAAGATCATCATGAAGCCATCATAAGCCGGGAGGATTTTGAAGCGGCAAAGCGCATTTTGGAACAGCGCGGCCGCGAAAAAGGAATTGAAAAAGGCACAGGCAAATATCTGAACCGCTATGCTTTTTCCGGCAGGATTATCTGCGGCGAATGCGGCAGCGTATTCAAACGGCGGATCCATATGGCAAATAAGCCCGGGCAATACGTTGCATGGTGCTGCAGCAAGCACATTGCCAGCAAGACCAAGGATTGCTCCATGGTATATATCCGCGATGACCGCATCAAAGAGGCGTTCGTTTTGATGATGAACAAATTATACAGCAATCACAGCATTATTATAAAGCCGCTGGTTGAAGCTTTGAAGGAACAGGATGCAAGCGGTTCTTATGCAAAAATTAAAGAAATTGACGCAAAAATAGAGGAAAACGCGGAGCGGGCGCAGATACTGGTCAGTTTCCTGACGAAAGGGTATCTGGATCCCGTTCTTTTTAATAAGCAGAACAATGAACTTAAGGCAGAAACGGCAAGGCTCAGGGAACAGCGGGCAGCGCTGGCAGCGTCCTCTGCCGGAGGACGGTCTGCGCTTTCAGAAGCGGAAGCGCTGCTTAAATACCTGTTGAAAGAAGGCGGCATTATTGAGGAGTTTGATGAACTGCTCTTTGAGAGGTTTGTGGAAAGCATCACCGTTTTTTCGCAAACAGAAATTGGATTCCGAATGAAATGCGGCCTTGTCTTAAGGGAAAGGATTGAACGGTAA
- a CDS encoding N-acetylmuramoyl-L-alanine amidase translates to MNLHKLILTNNACYKAGRTIIPKGIMVHSTGANNPWIKRYVGPDDGLLGKNPYNNHWNQDRPDGREVCVHAFIGKLADGSIATYQTLPWDMRGWHCGGSGNDTHISFEICEDGLTDSAYFNAVYREAAELCAYLCREYGLTEKDVICHSEGYKLGIASNHADVMHWFPRFGKSMDAFRADVKKLLDAAGSHKTYIVKKGDSLWGIAQKELGSGARYPEIMSLNGLSSTAIYPGQVLKIPK, encoded by the coding sequence ATGAACCTGCACAAACTTATCCTGACAAACAACGCCTGCTACAAAGCGGGCCGGACTATTATCCCCAAGGGCATTATGGTGCATTCCACCGGGGCAAACAACCCGTGGATCAAGCGCTATGTCGGCCCGGACGACGGCCTGCTCGGCAAAAACCCCTACAACAACCATTGGAACCAGGACAGGCCGGACGGGCGGGAGGTCTGCGTCCATGCCTTCATCGGGAAGCTTGCGGACGGCAGCATCGCCACCTACCAGACGCTTCCGTGGGATATGCGGGGCTGGCACTGCGGAGGCTCCGGCAACGACACCCACATTTCGTTCGAAATCTGCGAGGACGGGCTGACGGACAGCGCTTATTTCAACGCCGTCTACAGGGAAGCCGCGGAACTTTGCGCCTACCTTTGCAGGGAGTATGGGCTGACCGAAAAGGACGTCATTTGCCATTCGGAGGGCTATAAGCTTGGAATAGCAAGCAACCACGCGGACGTCATGCATTGGTTCCCGAGGTTCGGGAAGTCCATGGACGCGTTCCGCGCCGATGTAAAGAAGCTGCTTGACGCTGCTGGCAGCCACAAGACGTACATTGTAAAGAAAGGCGACTCCCTTTGGGGCATTGCGCAAAAGGAACTCGGCAGCGGGGCGCGGTATCCGGAGATTATGTCTTTAAACGGCCTGTCCTCGACGGCGATTTACCCCGGACAGGTTTTGAAGATACCGAAATAA
- a CDS encoding recombinase family protein, with protein sequence MAHIPYGYKIKNGSASLDKNKAAQVKTLFEEYAGGLSLEGAANKAGIPRRHASIGLMLSDERYLGDGFYPAIISAELFNRVQEERARRAETLGRNRNYFADDKSNISPFWGRIFCGECGSEYRRYAENGKERWRCSRRIVKGRLCCASPMISEQSLEEAFMEVVCALDMEDVKARPPKKRLVIEKKYDDPLKQAEYVYSLVEADDFDYMTEKLINIMKNVPEDFDGKFMSKVVKRITVFQSGAAVFELINGKIYGKELIIVGGSKNRVGNTCKTEAE encoded by the coding sequence ATGGCGCATATACCATATGGATATAAAATTAAAAACGGGTCTGCATCTCTTGACAAAAACAAAGCCGCGCAAGTCAAGACGCTTTTTGAAGAATATGCCGGAGGCTTGTCTTTGGAGGGCGCGGCAAATAAGGCGGGTATTCCCCGCAGGCATGCTTCAATTGGACTGATGCTTTCCGACGAGCGGTATCTTGGCGACGGATTTTATCCTGCCATTATCAGTGCGGAGCTATTTAACCGTGTTCAGGAAGAGCGCGCACGGCGCGCAGAGACGCTTGGGAGAAACCGGAATTACTTTGCTGATGACAAATCAAACATCTCGCCTTTTTGGGGCAGGATTTTCTGCGGCGAGTGCGGCAGCGAATACCGCCGCTACGCGGAAAACGGCAAGGAACGGTGGAGGTGCAGCAGGCGTATTGTCAAAGGGCGGCTGTGCTGCGCCAGTCCAATGATATCGGAACAGAGTCTTGAAGAAGCGTTCATGGAGGTTGTCTGCGCGCTGGATATGGAGGATGTTAAAGCAAGGCCGCCCAAAAAGAGGCTGGTTATTGAGAAGAAATATGATGATCCGCTTAAGCAGGCAGAATATGTCTACTCACTGGTTGAAGCAGATGATTTTGATTATATGACAGAAAAGCTGATAAACATTATGAAAAATGTGCCGGAGGATTTTGACGGAAAGTTTATGTCAAAGGTGGTTAAGAGAATTACGGTATTTCAGAGCGGGGCGGCGGTGTTTGAACTTATAAACGGCAAAATATATGGGAAGGAGCTGATCATAGTTGGCGGCAGCAAAAACCGTGTCGGTAATACCTGCAAAACCGAAGCAGAATAG
- a CDS encoding phage holin family protein — protein MKTVWNWVQAALAAIGGFLGWFLGGADGFLYALIAFVAIDYLTGVMCAIADRKLSSEIGAKGIFKKVLIFVLVGVGHIIDSQVLVSGGAVRTAVIFFYLSNEGISILENAAHVGLPIPEKLKAVLEQLHDRGEKEEEK, from the coding sequence ATGAAAACGGTATGGAACTGGGTTCAGGCGGCGCTTGCCGCCATCGGCGGATTCCTCGGCTGGTTTCTCGGCGGGGCGGACGGCTTTCTCTATGCCCTCATTGCCTTTGTGGCCATTGACTATCTGACCGGCGTGATGTGCGCGATTGCGGATAGGAAGCTGTCCAGCGAAATCGGAGCAAAGGGCATCTTCAAGAAGGTGCTCATTTTTGTGCTGGTCGGCGTGGGGCACATCATCGACAGCCAGGTGCTCGTAAGCGGCGGCGCGGTGCGGACAGCAGTCATCTTCTTTTATTTGAGCAATGAGGGCATTTCCATTCTGGAAAACGCCGCGCATGTCGGGCTGCCGATTCCTGAGAAGCTTAAGGCGGTTTTGGAGCAGCTTCATGACCGCGGCGAAAAGGAGGAAGAAAAATGA
- a CDS encoding SHOCT domain-containing protein — protein sequence MAHAGTVFVHPEGFEDYVKRAELAMPPEELQGELDYWRSRKILQKMLDKGLITSDEFHKIDVLNRRSFSPKLAQLMA from the coding sequence GTGGCGCATGCGGGAACGGTTTTTGTACATCCGGAGGGATTCGAGGATTACGTGAAAAGAGCGGAGCTTGCCATGCCGCCGGAGGAGCTGCAGGGGGAACTAGATTACTGGCGTTCCCGGAAAATCCTGCAGAAGATGCTTGACAAAGGTTTGATCACATCGGATGAATTCCACAAAATCGACGTATTAAACCGCAGATCTTTCTCACCAAAATTGGCACAGTTGATGGCGTAA